One genomic window of Anguilla anguilla isolate fAngAng1 chromosome 13, fAngAng1.pri, whole genome shotgun sequence includes the following:
- the si:dkey-195m11.11 gene encoding uncharacterized protein si:dkey-195m11.11 isoform X1, translated as MSPLATLRIAVCGILLAAGWEKVGGAEEASTGSLPVPALSFKTPVNGSDIKLFSTVVLLCTPARETPYPIVLFLGRDTQPRTELLSFKLSTTGAVLFNLPAMAENEGNFVCWYNVSRTAETSGSSNSVNIIIASIPPPTVRVVPDFIPVGGDYMVYCNAPSQFFNITLSIYYRDLRPPVPEEVQLLGSLAVEGAIVGVEAKRTDMPAGARVEYFCRMEVFHNQRLYKSPLSTSATATAEEAPVRLVSTLPGPECAGELQMQVRGSWAPVCDDLSQPLSARAAVARVVCRQLRCGDVVLTSYKSVPSKGVQFLMGPAKCNGTEAQLRECSLKAFLSSCYQGMQVEVVCSAFLPPPVLSVSGHGPVSSVYVYEKHPLEISCTLIAQWLRGTQIKLVEVTDGRIHSGSSVAHGASLTWELQPPVRPGKYACYVTLYGFNLNTQSGLSNSVIVTTGSWMPPSAGLIVGALLAALAGAGILVYMCVFRVTKKGSQENTAPQEARVEIPVTTPWTGAENTPGANTENPQISTEDPETAPGNITENPLTTPATNTENPGFSLGEKHT; from the exons ATGAGCCCTCTGGCAACTCTCAGAATCGCAG TGTGTGGCATACTATTGGCTGCTGGCTGGGAgaaagtgggaggggctgaAG AAGCATCCACAGGCTCTCTGCCGGTTCCCGCTCTGTCTTTCAAAACGCCCGTCAATGGCAGCGACATCAAGCTGTTCTCCACTGTGGTCCTTCTGTGCACCCCGGCGAGGGAAACCCCCTACCCCATCGTCCTCTTCCTGGGACGGGACACCCAGCCACGCACTGAATTGTTGTCTTTCAAGCTCAGCACTACCGGAGCGGTCCTGTTTAATCTCCCAGCTATGGCAGAAAATGAAGGAAACTTTGTTTGCTGGTATAATGTTAGCAGGACTGCAGAAACATCCGGATCCAGCAACTCTGTCAACATAATCATCG cctcTATACCGCCCCCTACAGTTAGAGTTGTCCCTGACTTCATTCCTGTTGGTGGAGATTACATGGTGTACTGCAACGCCCCCAGCCAGTTCTTCAACATCACCCTCAGCATCTACTACCGCGATTTACGGCCACCCGTGCCAGAGGAAGTGCAGCTGCTGGGATCTCTGGCAGTAGAGGGCGCCATTGTAGGCGTCGAGGCGAAGCGCACTGACATGCCAGCCGGGGCCAGGGTGGAGTATTTCTGCAGGATGGAGGTGTTTCACAACCAGCGCCTCTACAAGtctcccctctccacctccgccACAGCCACTGCAG AGGAGGCCCCTGTGCGTCTGGTGTCCACGTTACCGGGCCCCGAGTGTGCAGGAGAGCTGCAGATGCAGGTGAGGGGCTCCTGGGCCCCCGTGTGTGACGACCTGAGCCAGCCGCTGTCCGCCAGGGCCGCCGTGGCCCGTGTGGTGTGCCGGCAGCTGCGCTGCGGTGACGTGGTGCTCACCAGCTACAAGTCAGTCCCCTCCAAGGGGGTGCAATTCCTCATGGGTCCAGCAAAGTGCAACGGAACAGAGGCCCAACTCCGGGAGTGTTCCCTCAAAGCCTTCCTAAGCTCATGCTACCAGGGCATGCAAGTGGAGGTTGTCTGCTCAG CCTTTCTCCCACCTCCAGTGCTCTCAGTCAGTGGTCACGGTCCCGTTTCCAGTGTTTACGTCTATGAAAAACATCCACTGGAAATATCCTGCACGCTGATTGCACAATGGCTGAGGGGAACACAG ATTAAGTTGGTGGAGGTCACAGACGGGAGGATCCACAGTGGCTCGAGCGTGGCCCATGGTGCGTCCCTGACGTGGGAGCTGCAGCCGCCTGTGCGCCCTGGCAAGTACGCGTGCTACGTCACCTTGTACGGCTTCAACCTCAACACCCAGTCCGGCCTGAGCAACAGCGTGATCGTCACCACTGGCT CCTGGATGCCGCCAAGTGCTGGGCTCATTGTCGGAGCTCTTCTCGCCGCTCTGGCTGGAGCGGGGATACTGGTCTATATGTGCGTCTTTCGTGTGACGAAAAAGGGATCGCAGGAAAATACAGCACCTCAAGAGGCACGGGTAGAAATACCTGTAACTACACCATGGACTGGGGCGGAAAATACCCCAGGGGCCAACACGGAGAACCCTCAAATTAGCACAGAGGATCCCGAAACTGCCCCAGGGAACATCACGGAGAATCCGTTGACTACTCCGGCGACAAACACAGAGAACCCTGGGTTCTCCCTtggggaaaaacacacatga
- the si:dkey-195m11.11 gene encoding uncharacterized protein si:dkey-195m11.11 isoform X2, with product MSPLATLRIAVCGILLAAGWEKVGGAEASTGSLPVPALSFKTPVNGSDIKLFSTVVLLCTPARETPYPIVLFLGRDTQPRTELLSFKLSTTGAVLFNLPAMAENEGNFVCWYNVSRTAETSGSSNSVNIIIASIPPPTVRVVPDFIPVGGDYMVYCNAPSQFFNITLSIYYRDLRPPVPEEVQLLGSLAVEGAIVGVEAKRTDMPAGARVEYFCRMEVFHNQRLYKSPLSTSATATAEEAPVRLVSTLPGPECAGELQMQVRGSWAPVCDDLSQPLSARAAVARVVCRQLRCGDVVLTSYKSVPSKGVQFLMGPAKCNGTEAQLRECSLKAFLSSCYQGMQVEVVCSAFLPPPVLSVSGHGPVSSVYVYEKHPLEISCTLIAQWLRGTQIKLVEVTDGRIHSGSSVAHGASLTWELQPPVRPGKYACYVTLYGFNLNTQSGLSNSVIVTTGSWMPPSAGLIVGALLAALAGAGILVYMCVFRVTKKGSQENTAPQEARVEIPVTTPWTGAENTPGANTENPQISTEDPETAPGNITENPLTTPATNTENPGFSLGEKHT from the exons ATGAGCCCTCTGGCAACTCTCAGAATCGCAG TGTGTGGCATACTATTGGCTGCTGGCTGGGAgaaagtgggaggggctgaAG CATCCACAGGCTCTCTGCCGGTTCCCGCTCTGTCTTTCAAAACGCCCGTCAATGGCAGCGACATCAAGCTGTTCTCCACTGTGGTCCTTCTGTGCACCCCGGCGAGGGAAACCCCCTACCCCATCGTCCTCTTCCTGGGACGGGACACCCAGCCACGCACTGAATTGTTGTCTTTCAAGCTCAGCACTACCGGAGCGGTCCTGTTTAATCTCCCAGCTATGGCAGAAAATGAAGGAAACTTTGTTTGCTGGTATAATGTTAGCAGGACTGCAGAAACATCCGGATCCAGCAACTCTGTCAACATAATCATCG cctcTATACCGCCCCCTACAGTTAGAGTTGTCCCTGACTTCATTCCTGTTGGTGGAGATTACATGGTGTACTGCAACGCCCCCAGCCAGTTCTTCAACATCACCCTCAGCATCTACTACCGCGATTTACGGCCACCCGTGCCAGAGGAAGTGCAGCTGCTGGGATCTCTGGCAGTAGAGGGCGCCATTGTAGGCGTCGAGGCGAAGCGCACTGACATGCCAGCCGGGGCCAGGGTGGAGTATTTCTGCAGGATGGAGGTGTTTCACAACCAGCGCCTCTACAAGtctcccctctccacctccgccACAGCCACTGCAG AGGAGGCCCCTGTGCGTCTGGTGTCCACGTTACCGGGCCCCGAGTGTGCAGGAGAGCTGCAGATGCAGGTGAGGGGCTCCTGGGCCCCCGTGTGTGACGACCTGAGCCAGCCGCTGTCCGCCAGGGCCGCCGTGGCCCGTGTGGTGTGCCGGCAGCTGCGCTGCGGTGACGTGGTGCTCACCAGCTACAAGTCAGTCCCCTCCAAGGGGGTGCAATTCCTCATGGGTCCAGCAAAGTGCAACGGAACAGAGGCCCAACTCCGGGAGTGTTCCCTCAAAGCCTTCCTAAGCTCATGCTACCAGGGCATGCAAGTGGAGGTTGTCTGCTCAG CCTTTCTCCCACCTCCAGTGCTCTCAGTCAGTGGTCACGGTCCCGTTTCCAGTGTTTACGTCTATGAAAAACATCCACTGGAAATATCCTGCACGCTGATTGCACAATGGCTGAGGGGAACACAG ATTAAGTTGGTGGAGGTCACAGACGGGAGGATCCACAGTGGCTCGAGCGTGGCCCATGGTGCGTCCCTGACGTGGGAGCTGCAGCCGCCTGTGCGCCCTGGCAAGTACGCGTGCTACGTCACCTTGTACGGCTTCAACCTCAACACCCAGTCCGGCCTGAGCAACAGCGTGATCGTCACCACTGGCT CCTGGATGCCGCCAAGTGCTGGGCTCATTGTCGGAGCTCTTCTCGCCGCTCTGGCTGGAGCGGGGATACTGGTCTATATGTGCGTCTTTCGTGTGACGAAAAAGGGATCGCAGGAAAATACAGCACCTCAAGAGGCACGGGTAGAAATACCTGTAACTACACCATGGACTGGGGCGGAAAATACCCCAGGGGCCAACACGGAGAACCCTCAAATTAGCACAGAGGATCCCGAAACTGCCCCAGGGAACATCACGGAGAATCCGTTGACTACTCCGGCGACAAACACAGAGAACCCTGGGTTCTCCCTtggggaaaaacacacatga
- the LOC118210858 gene encoding uncharacterized protein LOC118210858 yields MERACIALIMINLSYSQVSETFTEATSSRVVQLGDTVTLHCDVKHDKETIWHGQRHGKVPFIIIAAKDKHGKPGETETKYFRGYDPRFKTFPFSANNSVDLKIANLTISDLGLYYCSTKPDVPMLTGLGTMLVLAENCNFPATTVSNGSAIPTISPEVEPGVRVHCWILMAILSPVCIVVGALLYRAYLHWKHCRTGSECCEAQNTSMDGNTDGKEEEVEPEVIYTALKIPSGKSTQTRRTLDTE; encoded by the exons ATGGAAAGAGCCTGCATTGCTCTGATTATGATAAATT TGTCTTACAGTCAAGTCAGCGAGACATTCACTGAAGCAACTTCATCAAGGGTGGTCCAGCTTGGGGACACCGTTACACTGCACTGTGATGTGAAACACGATAAGGAAACCATATGGCACGGACAACGCCACGGCAAAGTTCCATTTATCATCATTGCAGCCAAAGACAAACATGGAAAACCAGGCGAGACTGAGACCAAATATTTCAGAGGCTATGACCCTCGATTCAAAACTTTTCCATTTTCAGCCAATAACTCGGTCGACCTGAAGATCGCAAACCTCACCATATCTGACCTGGGACTCTACTACTGCAGCACGAAGCCTGATGTACCTATGCTCACTGGACTTGGCACCATGCTTGTTCTTGCAG agaactGCAACTTCCCCGCCACAACGGTATCCAATGGTTCAGCCATACCAACAATTTCTCCTGAGGTCGAGCCCGGGGTTCGAGTGCACTGCTGGATCCTGATGGCCATTTTGAGTCCAGTGTGCATCGTGGTGGGCGCCCTGCTCTACAGAGCCTACCTCCACTGGAAGCACTGCAGAACGG GGTCAGAATGTTGTGAGGCACAGAACACATCCATGGATGGAAATACAGATGGAAAAGAG GAGGAAGTTGAACCAGAGGTGATTTATACAGCATTAAAAATCCCATCAGGAAAATCAACCCAAACAAGGCGAACGCTGGACACTGAATAA